The following proteins are co-located in the Tiliqua scincoides isolate rTilSci1 chromosome 8, rTilSci1.hap2, whole genome shotgun sequence genome:
- the FAHD1 gene encoding oxaloacetate decarboxylase, mitochondrial: MASSKPLTRFWEWGKNIICVGRNYAEHAKELKNTLPTEPLFFLKPSTAYVREGSPIVRPYYCNQLHHEVELGVVIGKRAQAVPQEVAMDHVAGYALCLDMTARDSQEECKKKGLPWTLAKGFNTSCPVSDFVPKEKVPDPHQLKLWLKVNGELRQEGDTSSMIFSIPYIISYISGIITLDEGDIILTGTPKGVSAVQVNDEIEAGIQGVLSMRFQVAEQKHWP, encoded by the coding sequence ATGGCTTCTTCCAAGCCTTTGACCAGGTTCTGGGAGTGGGGCAAGAATATCATCTGCGTAGGGAGAAATTACGCAGAGCACGCCAAAGAGCTGAAGAACACACTCCCCACAGAGCCACTCTTCTTTCTCAAGCCCTCCACTGCCTATGTCCGAGAAGGCTCTCCCATTGTCCGGCCCTACTACTGCAACCAACTGCACCATGAGGTGGAGCTGGGGGTGGTGATTGGGAAGAGGGCCCAGGCAGTTCCCCAGGAAGTTGCAATGGACCATGTGGCAGGCTACGCCCTCTGCTTGGACATGACGGCCAGGGATAGCCAAGAAGAATGCAAGAAGAAAGGGCTTCCTTGGACATTAGCCAAAGGGTTCAATACTTCCTGTCCGGTCAGTGACTTTGTGCCCAAAGAGAAAGTCCCGGATCCACACCAGCTGAAGTTGTGGCTGAAGGTCAATGGGGAATTAAGGCAAGAAGGGGATACATCCAGCATGATCTTCTCTATCCCCTACATCATCAGCTACATCAGTGGAATTATCACCTTGGATGAAGGCGACATTATACTGACAGGGACTCCCAAAGGAGTCTCAGCTGTTCAAGTGAATGACGAAATAGAAGCTGGGATCCAGGGGGTGTTGAGCATGCGGTTTCAAGTGGCTGAGCAGAAGCACTGGCCTTGA